In Nitrospirota bacterium, the DNA window CACTGAGGTCCCAATTACGCGTGCGGCCTTCTACGAGGCCAGTAGGGGAGCGGAACTCTCCTTGGAACTAACCCCCTGATCCAACATGTCTCGCGGATGAAAAGCTTGCCGCTTCTTCCACACCCAGTAGACCGCCTCCACCATCCGGTGCGCCACCGCCCCCTTGGCCACGTTGCCTCCCTTAGCCGCCTTCACCCGCTCATACACCAGGCTCCAAGGCTTATGAGAGGTCTTGGCGGGGATCGCGTCCTCCATGAAGATGTGCCGAAGATACGCATTTCCCTGTTTGGTCATCCGACCGTACCGATACTTCTCCGGCCCGCCCGTCCCATGCACACTCGGACAAATCCCGCAGTACGACACCAGCTTGCCGGGACGGGGAAATCGCTCCACGTCGTCGATCTCGTAGCGAATCAAGATCGCACTCCACCATCCGATCCCGGGGATGGTCTGGAGAAGCGTGGCGATCGTGTCCTCCTTCGCCCTCTTCTTTGCCCTCGCCTCAATCTCCACCATCAGCTCATTCAACACGGCGACCACCTTGAGGGCCCTCTCGATCACCCCCCGGTATCCCTCGGAGAAAAGAGAAAGCCTTTCCTCCAACCCTTTTCGGCCCGAGACCCCAAACAAGTCCGATCCCTCGAAGATCATCCCGTGCTTGCCCAACCCGTCAAGAAAATCACTCATCGCCTCCCACCCCCAGCAGGCCTCCATCGCCACCGTCGAACATCCTCCAAGGGCCTGGCTCATCTCAATCAAACCCTCGAACGTGTGCTTGAACGATCGGTTCAGAATCTCCTCTCCTTCTTGACTCATCACGCAAACCTGCGAAAATCTCTTGTGCAGGTCAAGACCTGCAACGTTTCCGTTTTGCATCGCTGCCTCCTTTCAAAGTGGGACCATACAATTACGCATCATGACCAACACAAACCTTTCAAAGAATGGCAAAAGTCGAGCTAAGTCGGAGGGTGCCCCGAACCCTACGGTCAGCCGGCCAAATACTTGATCAGAAGAAAACCGCCGACGAGGAGGACCGTGAAGACGATGGTGAGCAAGTTGAGGTACTTGTCGATGAACGACTTGATCGGAGGCCCGAACTTGTAAATCAACGCCCCGACGAGGAAGAACCGCGCGGGGCGGCCGACAGCGGAGGCCGCAAGGAGCACCCAGAGCGGCACGTAGGCATGATAGACGCCCGCGGCCACGGTGAAGACCTTGTAAGGAATGGGAGTGAACGCCGCAATGAAAATCCACCAGAAGGCCTGTGCTCGGTAGTAGCCGCCGACCTGTTCAAAGGTGGCCTGGAGGTGGTAGAAATCGATGATCCGCCTTCCCACCGTTTCGAAAAGGAAATACCCGATGAAATAGCCTGCGATTCCGCCGAGCACCGAGCCGGCGGAACTGATCGAGGCGTAGATGAACGAGCGCCGCGGTTTGCTGAGCCCGAGAGCGATCTGAAGCACGTCCGGCGGAATGGGGAAGAAACTGGATTCGGCGACGGCGATCAGAAAAAGAGCCCACGATCCCGCGGGATGCTCGGCCCAGGAAAGGACCCACCGGTAGAGTTTGAAGAGAATACCCCGGTCGGTCGGGAGGGAAACGTTTTCGATAGGGGGCTAGGACTTCTTTTGGCGGGCGTATGTGCGGCCCACCCAGAGAGAGAATCCCCCCCAGACCAGAAGGAAGAAAAGAGTTACAATCAGGAGTCGCGTTGTTTGATCCACTTACCTGAGTTTATCGTCTTCCAGATCTTTGGTCAACCAGAAGCCCAGGAGGAGCGCGGCAATTCCGAAACTCACGCCGAGGAAATCTCTCAAGGGTAGGCCTTCACCGAAGACCCAATCCGCCGCAAAGGCTGAGGTGATGCCGAGTCCCGCAATCTTAGAGACCTCCACGACGTATTCGAGCTGCTTCTGGGAAATTGTCACGTCACATTTTCCATCCGTGTTCTCCGATCAGTCTTACGAAACGGCAGCCGCCGAGATCTTCCTGGCCGGTCCCGCCGTCCTCGATGCGTTGCACGAGCGTGAGTCTCTGTTCGTGGTCGTCGCCGAGGGGTAGGATCATTTTCCCGCCTCGATTGATCTGCTCGACGAGGGGCGGAGGGACCACCGGGCTTGAGGCGGACACGATGATGGCATCGAACGGCCCCTCCGTTCGCCACCCATGCGTGCCGTCGCCGGCCCGGATCGCGATGTTCGTGTAGCCGAGTTCCTCCAGCCGTTTTCGGGCGCGAATCGCATGATCGTGAATCCGTTCGATGGAAAACACCTTTTCGCAGAGTTCGGCGAGGATGGCCGTCATGTAGCCCGATCCCGTGCCGATTTCCAGGACTTTCTCCTTGCCCGCGAGTTGGAGCGCTTCCACCATCGCGGCCACGATGAAGGGCTGAGAGATGGTCTGGCCTTCCCCGATCGGGAGCGGCTTGTCGTCGTACGCGTCCATCTGGAGGCCCTCCGGAACGAAACGGTGGCGTTGAACTCGCATGAAGGCGGCGAGTACGCGGGGATCTCGGATGCCCCGGCCGACGAGCTGCTTGTCGATCATCTGTTTACGGAGCCGGGGGTAGTCCGAAACGCGTTTCATTCCAGGTCCCACTTCTTGAGGCGCGGAATCAGTGCGTGGCAGGTCAGATCGAAATGGAGCGGGGTGACGGAAATGAAGCCGCGCCGGACGGCGTGGAAGTCCGTGCCCGGCAAATCCTTGAACTGGAGCTCCACTCCGCCTATCGAATAAAACCGGCTGGAGTTGCCGGAAGGAACGGCGGCGGGGGCCACGGGGCGGACATCCAGCGGATACACACGTCGGCCCAGCTTTGTCCAACGGGCTCGATGAACCTCATCGGACGTGCCGCTCGGGGCATTGACATTGAAGAAGGTTCGCGGAGGGAACTTCTTGTTGGCCAGCCGCCGGGCGAATTTCACCGCGAACGCGGCCGCCGCCTCATAGCGTGGATTCATCCAATCGACGCAAGAGACGGCGAAGCTCTTGGCGCCGCAAAGGGAGGCTTCCATGGCCGCGGCGACGGTCCCCGAGTAGCTGGTGTCCTCTCCCATATTGGCTCCGCGATTGATACCGGAGATGACCAAGTCCGGCTTTGGCTCCAGAATCTGTTTCAATGCGAGGTGGACGCAGTCCGTAGGTGTTCCTTCCACGACGAAGCGGTTCGGGGCAGGTTCATGAACCTCGATCGGTTTCATGATCGTGAGCGTGTGGCTCGTCGTGCTCCATTCTTTGGAGGGGGCGACGACGATGACGTCGAAGAACTCTTCCAAAGCCCGGGTCAGCAGTTGAATTCCCGGTGCTTCCGCGCCGTCGTCATTCGTCACCAAAACGCGAGGCTTCATTTCAGAAAAGTTATAGCCCGAGTGCCCGATGAATTCTACGACGGGAGGGGCGGCTCGGCGGGGTCAGAACAGGAGGACGTCGACTTCGTCGCCGATATCCTTCTTGTCGACGTCTTCCTCCAGCACGATCAGGGAATTCGCGCGCGCGAGGGCGTGGTGGTAGGCGGGTCCGGATTGGCCGGAGGGGATCGTGTAGAAAGCTCGGTTCTCCACCCAGGTGAAGGCGCGGATGAACTTCGCCACGCCACGGGCATCGGCAATCGACTCCTGGAGCAGCGCGCCCACGGGCAGCCGGAACAGGTCTTTGGCTCCCAGCCACTGGAGGAGGGCGGGCCGCACGAAGACTTCGAAATCGGCGAGTGCACCGGCCGAGTCGCCGGGAAGAATGAAAACCGGCTTCTTGCGCAGGAAGCCGAACAGGAGCCCCTCGCCGGGCTTGGTGCGCGTCCCGCGAATGACCAACTCTCCGGACGAGTCCAGAAGCATCTGCAGCTCACCGGATTTGTGAAGCTCGGGCGCGCCGAGCACGATGAGAAGATCGGATTTTTTCAGGCCGCCGGCGATCCGCTTGCGAATCGTCCGGATGGACGAACCGCACGTGCCGAGATAAATCGGCTCAATTCCCAGCTCCAAGAGCGACGTGATGACCAGGGGGCCCGAGGCGTTGTAAATTTTCCCCGGTCGGATTTTTTCGCCGGCATCGGCCCACTCTTCACCGAGGATAAGAACACCGACGGTGGGAAGCGCGTTGACGCGGATCTTCTCGATGCCGACGGCCGCCGCGAGGCCGATCGATCGGGGATTCAGAAAACTGCCTTCCTTCACCATGAGGTCGCCTTTCTTGAGATCCGACCCTTCCACCATCAGATGATCGCCGGGATTGACTCGACGGAAGACCTGGAGCTTGGAGCCGTCCACCTTGCCGTTGTGTCGGGGGGAGGACGCGTTTTCGAGTGGGACCACCGCATTCGCGCCCTTGGGCAGCGGGCAACCCTTCCACACGCGAACCGTTTCCCGCGCGCGGAGCGTTTTCTTCGAAGCGCGACCCCGGCCCGGCTGGTCGATTATTTTCATGACGACGGCGGAATCGGACGCTGCTGTGGAGGTATCCTCCGCGCGGATGGCAAAGCCGTCGACTTGGGCCGAATCGAACAAAGGGAGAGCCGCGGGGGAGACGAGCGCCTCAGGCGTGACCCGGTCCAAGCAGTACGGCAATTCGAGGGCCTCGGTCTTCCGCGCCGGTTTGAGGCGCTTGAGAATGAGCGACTGCGCCGTGCGGTAGTCGACGATGAGATGCTTCTCTGGGGTCATGGCTTTTCCTTTCGGCCGGATTATTTCTTTTCGGGTTCGGGGTCTGGAATCGGCCACATGTCACCCCAGTGGGCGTGCCCTCCATCGATGCACAGGGTGGCTCCTGTGTAGTAGTCGCCTGCGGGCGAGGCCAGATACGCCACCGCCCAGGCAACCTCTTCGGACGTTCCCAACCTTTTTATTGGAACGCGCCGCCACGAATCTTTGATAAGTTCGCTGGAGTACACTTCGAGTCCGCTGCTATCGATGATGCCAGGGGCCACGGAGTTGACGAGGATCTTGAACTGGGCCCATTCAACGGCAAGACTCTTGGTAAGATTTACAACGGCGGCCCGGGCGGCTCCGGTGTGGGCAAGTGCTGGAAATCCCTTCCACATACAAGCGACGATATTGATGACCTTGCCGCCACCGTGGTCTACCATCCACTTTTTCGCCACTGTTTGTGTCATGTACCATGTGCCGTTCAGGTTTGTGTTGATAACGGCGTTCCAACCCTTCGGTGAGTATGCGATTGCCGGCGAAGGGAATTGGCCGCCTGCATTGTTGACAAGTATATCGATCTTTCCGGCTTTTTCAAGTGCAAAATCGACAAGTGCCTCAACTTGGGGCACTTCGCGGATGTCGCATATGAATGAATCTGCTGTTATTCCAATATCTTGTATTGATTTGAGCCCTTTTCTCAGCTTCTCGTCTTTCCGACCGCATATGATGATTCTCGCCCCCAAACTGCCCAGTTCTTTGGCAATGGCCAGTCCGATCCCCGATCCGCCTCCCGAAACCAAGGCGACCTTGTCCTTCAGCAAGTCTTCTCGAAAGATTTTCGACATGGGGTTATAGGGGCACGAAGGATACTCGCATTTTCGGGAAATTCAAGAAAAAAAATATGGACAGGTGGTGTGGGGTCAACAGCATGTCACCCTGAATTTGATTCAGGGTCACCATGCTTGAGGTGCTGAAACGGGTTCAGCACGACATGTGAAAACTTGGCAATCGCTACTGAGGGAGGAAAGTAGCCGCTCCGATGAGCGACGACAGATCGCCGAAGAAGGCCGCCATCGCTTTGTTCAGCGAGTAGTTCGACGCCGGAATGGCGCGACTGAGCGGAACGGGATTTTTTTCCGGGTCGGAACCGACGAACGCCTTGTCGGCGGTCGCGCATAGTTCAGATGTGATCGGGGCGAGATCCACGAAGAGCGATCCGTTCATCGTGGGATCCTGCCAGTACGCGTATGGCGTGGGAATCGGCGTGGAGATGAGCGTGGTGGCCAGCACGGTTCTCGCCGGCGTGATGCAGTCCTCCGCCAGCGGTTCAATCGGCGTTTTCAATCGTGCCGAGACCTCGGCATCCGGTGTGAAGAGTCCTGCCGCCGCACCATAGATCTGCGAACTGAAGTGCCCGCCCGGTTTGCAGGTGTGGCAGTAGACTTCCGCATCATTGGAGTCGACTTCCTGGCGGATGGCTTTCTTGTCCGCGTTGGCGGGAAGTTCGCCCTCGATGAGGAAGATCGGATGCGGGTCGCCCAAAGCCGTTCCCTCGCCGCCGGGAGGATTGTATGCGCCCCAGACGGGCCCCATCTCGCGCAGAGGTTTCGAGGTGGAGCGATTGCCGGTGAAAAGCTTGGAGAGGTCGACCGCCATTGTACTCGGGAACGGCGAGAGACCGAGGGGGACGATCGAGTTGAGTTCGGCCAGGTTGAGGAGGTTGGTGGAGCCCTGGATGCTCTCGCGAACGCGACGGATCACGCGAATGGCGTTTCCGGGAATAGGGTCGCCCAAGATGGTGAGCAGCAGGCCGGCGGTGCTACCGAAATCCCCGCGTGAAAGTTCGGCCGGGTAGTTCGTGATTTTCGTGCCGAGGATTTCGAGCGGCGGCTCTGCGCGGACAATGCCGACCCATATCTCATCCCCAAAATCGAGCTTGCGGTTGCCGTTCTTGTCGACGTAGCCGAGTACGTCGTCCCTCGCGTCCGCGCCCTCGGCTCCGGAGAGAAATTCTTCCAGCCCGGAGGCCAGCAGATCGAGTCCGCCGGTGAGGAGTCCGGGGGCCTCCACGAGGTGGCCCGCGCGGGAGGCGCTGAATCCGAGGAAAGTTTTCGAGGTGGTCATGACGAGCCCGAGGTAACGCACCACGCCGATGAGATCGGTTTGCGGAATGATATCCAGCGTGTCCTGGAGCGCGTACAGATCCGTCGTGATGTCGTGAGCCGAGATGAAAGCAACCATTCCCTGCATCAGGCGCAATGTTCCGCCGAGCAGCTTGGCATAGGCCGGCGTGAAGTCCGTGCCGATCCAGGCGGTGGATTCGAGTCCGGTGGCGATCGGGACCCCTTCCGGGCCGGTGAGGTAGTGGCATCCCCCCTTCGCCGCGGTTTCGAGGGCGGAGGCCGCAGGATCGATGTATTCGGAGAAGAAGGGATCGATCATGTTGTTGATGATCGCGTCGGGATTGCCGCGTTCCGATACCGGAGGGCCGCTCGACCGGCGTGAGACTGCGTGGGAAGAGACCTTTGCGCGGGATGGTAAAGCCGCAGGCGGCATCATCCCCGTGATCGGCTCCGTCAGCCCTCCCAGATCGGTGATCGACGTGAAAATGTCCGACCCGAATCCGTGGAGCACCGCCAGCCCGAAACCGTACTCGGCGATGCAGCGCCCCTCATCCGTGGAGGCCGTGAGCCGGGCCTGATCGAACTCGACGACAGCGGGGCGGTAGTATCCCTTCTTCAGGAATTCCTGCGCCTTGACCAGATGGTCCGTCGCCGGTTCCGACGTGCAGGCACAGGCCAGGAGCAGCCCAACTATAGAGGCTAAGCCTCTATAGTGACTTCCGGTATCCGTCATTTCTTGCCACTCCATTTATCGAGTGTGCGATCCATGGCTTCCACAGCCTTCTTGGTCCACTCCGTGTTGAAAACCACGTCGAAGGCGTGTGTCGCCCCTTCGATCAGCAGCAGCTCGCTGCTCACGCCAGCCGCCGTCAGCGCCTCGTGCATCCGGATCGATTGCCCGTGCGGAAGCAAGTCGGCTTTCCCGTGAATCAGGAGGAACGGCGGGGAATCGGCGGAAACATAGGTGACCGGAGAAACCCGGGCCAGATCCTCGCGCGTAGGATTCGGGCCGAGGAACGCCTCCGCCATGCCTTTCACCGTGGCGACTTGATCCACGAAAAGATTGAAATCGAACACTCCGTAGAAGGGAATAGCGCCGGCGACGGCGAGGTCCTCATTGGGGAAGCTTGAGCATGCAGGATCGAAGCGGGATTCTTTGGCGGTGACGGCGACCATTCCCGTGAGGTGTCCGCCCGCGCTTCCGCCGGTGACGTAAAACTTTTTCTTGTCCAGCCCGAGCTGGGGGGACATTCCCTTGAGCCACCGGATCGCGCATTTGCAGTCCTGTTCGAGTCCCGGCGACTTGTTTATTGGGGCGAGTTCGTAATCGATGTCGAACATGGCGTAGTCGCGGCAAGCGAGGTGTTCCCCGAATGACACGGCGTTGAGCATCCGACGGCTCCCCGCGACCCATCCGCCTCCATGAATGAAGAGAACGATGGGGTGCGGTCCCGCGCCCTCCGGAAGGTAGAGATCGCCTTTCAACCCCTTCTCGGGATGGAAGACGACATTCAGAACGCGGCGAAACGATTTCCCCGGCGGATCGTATTTCCTTTGGGAGAACACATCCACGCAGGGGATTAGGTCACCGGATGTCTCTGAGATTGCAGTTTCCGCGAGAGATGCTTCAGCGGACAGGAAGAGAGTCAGCACTGTCGCGGGGATGACGCGCCAAGCACGCATTCGTTCTATCTATCGTTTTTCACGCCTGACGGCAACCGAAGCTACTCCACCCGCCGCCGGATCGCTTCGAGGACGAAAGATCGGTGCATGATCCCTAGGACCCTCACTTCGTTGCCCACAACCCGGTACACTATTCTGTAGTCTCCAACTCGGAGTCTTCGGTGCCCCATCAGACTTCCCCAATGCTTCTCATTCAACGATGCTCTTGGGACATTCCTTGTAGAAGGCCTCACCGCACCGACCCGAACAGTAGTCCTCAAATTCCGGCAAGACATTTGGCATGCAATCCACGTATTCTGAGTCAGGGCATGTACAAGCGGCAACATCTCTCGATTCGATCTCCTTCTCTCCGGTGCCACTGCCACATCCGGAGGCGATGTGAACAAGGCAAAGGACCCCAATTATTGCGAGTCTGGATTTTGCTGCGGATGAAGATGAGCAGACATTGGGGCGCGGCGCGGGCGTCGACACTTCCGCTGGTCAGTCGACTTCGGTGATTTCGGGGTCGCGGAGGTCGCGGCCGACGAGGACTTTCGTCTTGCCATTGCGGTTCCGGACCGAGATGTCCCATTCCTGCATGGCGCCGGCTCCGATGATCATCTCCCGCTTGATGTCCGGAGAAATGATGGCCCTCGAACTGATCATTCTCTTCCCGATTTCAATCACCAGAACGGTTTCGCCCGAGATGATCACGCCTCCCCGCCGGCCTGCCGTGCCCAATCGCTTGGCCTTCTTGTAAGGGAGAGTCGCCCGGCCGGATGGAACGACGTCGCGCCGGATGATCGTGAAGAAGGAACCTGTATCGAAGAAGGCCTCCACGCGCTTTTTCTTCATGTCCGTGGAGGTAAGTATGACGGGCAGGATCGGCTTGCTCATGGGATGAATTGTATCGCTTGCCCTTGGATTGGTAAAGACGAGCGGTTCAGACCGCGATGCCCCAGAGGCGCTTGGCGGCGAGGCCGATGAGGTAGGTGATGGAAACGGCGCCGGCGATGAGGGCGAGATTCGTCGCCACGCGCTTTCTGAGGTTCATGCCGGAGAGAAAAGCCAGGAGGAGTGATACCACAATGATCAAGCCCGCCGAGCTGATGAGAGAGGCCGTGACCGAGCGCGATCCGAAGAGGACGGGCAGGACGGGGACCAGTGATCCCAGCAGGTAGCTGAGGCCGACCAGGACGGCGGTTCCGAGCGGACGCGCGCCGGTTCCCATCGGGTGCGCCGAACCGGAGAGAAACTTCGCTTTGCCCGCTTCGATGTCCTTCATTTCCTTCTCGGAGCTGGTGGCGACAAAAGCGCCCGCGGCCATGGAGAGCGCCCCCGCCACCGCCACGCTGGAACTCGCCATCAGCACGAGACTCGCGTGTTGGAACGCCGCGAAGAAACCGCTGACCGCGCCGGTGATTTCCACCAAGCCGTCGTTGAATCCGAGAAAGATACTCCGGACCTTTTCCGGGTCGATCTTGCGCTCGGTGAATTGAGAGACGATGGCGTCCTCGTGCTCGAATTCATCGCGAAGAACTTCTTTCACGGTTTCTCCCAGCGGTTCATCTTTGTAGCGTTCCCAGAGGGAGAGATATTTCCGGATGCCGTAGATTTCGATGGCTTCCAGGACGAGGTGAACCGCCGTCGGTCCGAAGAGGCGGCAGGTCCAGACGATCAAGCGCAGTTTCAGTCGCCGCATCGGATTGAGCGATTTCAGATCGAGCTTGAAAAACTTCTGCCAGAGGGCGAGATGACCCTGCTCGATCGGGATCAGGTCGCCGAGGATCTTCTTGAGATGGCCCTCGTTCGTCTTGTGGAGTTCGGTGTAAAGGGTGAGATCGAAGAGCTCGTCGAGAACGAGATCGCGGCCGATGGCGGTTTCAGCGGTGTTCACGGAATACCGAAGGGCTCAATCCTGCCCGGCGAAACGCAGGATGGCATCCGAGAGGACGCGCACGCCGAACGTGAGTGCTTCGATGGGAATTCGTTCGTCGTGCCCGTGGAAGAGTTGATTGAACGAAAAATCCTTCGGGAGCTTCATCGGGGAAAATCCGTAGGTCGTTATGCCGAGACGGGAGAAGTGCCGCGCGTCCGTCATGCCGGGAATCATGTAGGGCACGGGGATCCCCTCGGGATGATGTTTCCGCACCGAATCGGCAAGCGTGGCGAAGAGCGGTGTGTTCGAGGGCATCGTGATCCCTTCGCCAGTGATGATCGGCTCGATGTCGAGGTCTTCCTTCGCGATGGCCCGGAACTCTTCAATGAATTGGCCGATGGTGTGGCCCGGGAGCACGCGCCCATCCACCTCGGCTTCGGCTTCATCGGGGATGACGTTTGTTTTCATTCCGGCTTTCAGCACCGTCACGGATGCGCTGTGGGCGTAACCGGCCTGCATGGCTTTGCGCTGGGCCTTCGGGACGAGATTCCTTGCGAGAAAGGGTCCGAACGTCGGATCGGCGAAGAGGCTGAAGGCGATCGAGAGCGGGAATCCATGCGCTGAGGCCACGGTCTTGAGGAATTGCTGAAAGACGGGAACTTGGTGTGACGGGAACGGCGTGGAGTTGAGCCGTTCAATAACGCGGGCGAGTTTCACCACGGCCTGATTGTCATGCGGCATCGAACCGTGGCCGGGATCGCCCTTTGTGCGGATCTTCATCCAACAGATGCCACGCTCAGCCACCTGGATCGGGTAGAAGATGCGCTGGCCGAGGTAAAGAGTGAATCCGCCCACTTCGCTGAGAGAGTATTCGGCTTCGATTTGTTTCGGGTGTTTGTCGACGAGAAATCCGGCGCCGAAGAGTCCACCGACTTCTTCATCAGCGCTGGCGGCGAAAATGATGTCGCGGGAGAGCTGGACTTTGTGGCGCCGCAGAATTTGCATGAGCGAGATGCACATCGCGGCCATGCCTTTCATGTCGAGGGCGCCGCGACCCCACACGCAGCCCTCGTGGATTTCGCCGGAGAAGGGAGGATGCTTCCAGTGGCGCGCCGAAGCGGGAACCACGTCCAGATGGGCGTTGAGAAGAATGGGCTTTTCCTTGCCGCCGGTGGAATATCGCGCGATCACGTTGCCGCGCCGCGGCGCGGATTCAACGTAGAACGGATCGTAGCCCTCTTTGCGGAGAGTCTCCTCTATCCAATGCGCCGGTTCATCCTCATTCCCCGGCGGATTGACGCTCTCGAACCGGATCAGCCTTTGAAGATGTTGGACGGTTTCCTGCTCGATCGCTTTCCAGTCAAGCTTTTCCACGAGGTCGGTTGAGGGCGTGCCCATCCCCTTCTTCTAGGTACCGACTTGCCCCTTGTCAAGACGGCGGCCTGAAAGGACGTACTTCAGGCCGTGGTCAAGAACCTGGAGGGCAGTTTCACCGGCGAGACCGGCGCCCTTACCACGGTGCGCGACACCGACGTGGCCGCAGCGGTGGCGGAGTTCACCAAAGAACAAATCCTCGGCAATGTGACCATGGCCGACTTCACCCAGTTCGACCGCCTCCGGCAGTTGGCGGTCCAGACCCTTGCCGGCGGCGCTTAGTCGTTGTCTCCGTTTGGCAATACTCATGCCCGGGAGTTAGACCCGTGGTATCCTTGCACGCCATGATGAGAAAGATCGGAACAATCCTACGGCGATTGTCGGTCACGGCGGTGTGCTTGATCGGATGCGCCGGCGGCGAAAATCCCGGGGATCCGGCGCCGCTCAAGGTGATGACGTTCAACGTGCTGTGTTCGTTCTGCAATGCGGATTACGATCCATGGGCCGACCGGCTTCAATACTTCGCGGATATTTTTCAGCGACACGATCCGGATCTCATCGGGCTCCAGGAACTCGTGCTCGCTAAGGAAGTGGAAGAGATTCTTGCCGTCGCTCCCGGCTACGAGGCGATCTACTTCCACAATGAGCAGGCGCTAAAGGACTACCCGGACGCCGCGATCCTCTATCGCACCGCGCGCTTCGAAGTGAGCGAAACGGGCAGCTTCTGGCTCAGTCCAACCCCCGATGAGCCGTGGTCCCTCGGTTTCGCCAAGGGCGGCCAACTTTTCCGCCTGGTCATCTGGGCGCGACTGAAACAGATATCGGACGGCCGCGAGCTGTATTTCGTCACCACGCATTTCGACAACAACTCGCCGAGCCAGGACCTGAGCGCGCCGCTCCTTCTTGAACGGATCGCGCCGCTGGCGGCGAAAC includes these proteins:
- a CDS encoding transposase; its protein translation is MQNGNVAGLDLHKRFSQVCVMSQEGEEILNRSFKHTFEGLIEMSQALGGCSTVAMEACWGWEAMSDFLDGLGKHGMIFEGSDLFGVSGRKGLEERLSLFSEGYRGVIERALKVVAVLNELMVEIEARAKKRAKEDTIATLLQTIPGIGWWSAILIRYEIDDVERFPRPGKLVSYCGICPSVHGTGGPEKYRYGRMTKQGNAYLRHIFMEDAIPAKTSHKPWSLVYERVKAAKGGNVAKGAVAHRMVEAVYWVWKKRQAFHPRDMLDQGVSSKESSAPLLAS
- a CDS encoding DedA family protein; the protein is MLFKLYRWVLSWAEHPAGSWALFLIAVAESSFFPIPPDVLQIALGLSKPRRSFIYASISSAGSVLGGIAGYFIGYFLFETVGRRIIDFYHLQATFEQVGGYYRAQAFWWIFIAAFTPIPYKVFTVAAGVYHAYVPLWVLLAASAVGRPARFFLVGALIYKFGPPIKSFIDKYLNLLTIVFTVLLVGGFLLIKYLAG
- a CDS encoding protein-L-isoaspartate(D-aspartate) O-methyltransferase, with amino-acid sequence MKRVSDYPRLRKQMIDKQLVGRGIRDPRVLAAFMRVQRHRFVPEGLQMDAYDDKPLPIGEGQTISQPFIVAAMVEALQLAGKEKVLEIGTGSGYMTAILAELCEKVFSIERIHDHAIRARKRLEELGYTNIAIRAGDGTHGWRTEGPFDAIIVSASSPVVPPPLVEQINRGGKMILPLGDDHEQRLTLVQRIEDGGTGQEDLGGCRFVRLIGEHGWKM
- the surE gene encoding 5'/3'-nucleotidase SurE is translated as MKPRVLVTNDDGAEAPGIQLLTRALEEFFDVIVVAPSKEWSTTSHTLTIMKPIEVHEPAPNRFVVEGTPTDCVHLALKQILEPKPDLVISGINRGANMGEDTSYSGTVAAAMEASLCGAKSFAVSCVDWMNPRYEAAAAFAVKFARRLANKKFPPRTFFNVNAPSGTSDEVHRARWTKLGRRVYPLDVRPVAPAAVPSGNSSRFYSIGGVELQFKDLPGTDFHAVRRGFISVTPLHFDLTCHALIPRLKKWDLE
- a CDS encoding molybdopterin molybdotransferase MoeA, yielding MTPEKHLIVDYRTAQSLILKRLKPARKTEALELPYCLDRVTPEALVSPAALPLFDSAQVDGFAIRAEDTSTAASDSAVVMKIIDQPGRGRASKKTLRARETVRVWKGCPLPKGANAVVPLENASSPRHNGKVDGSKLQVFRRVNPGDHLMVEGSDLKKGDLMVKEGSFLNPRSIGLAAAVGIEKIRVNALPTVGVLILGEEWADAGEKIRPGKIYNASGPLVITSLLELGIEPIYLGTCGSSIRTIRKRIAGGLKKSDLLIVLGAPELHKSGELQMLLDSSGELVIRGTRTKPGEGLLFGFLRKKPVFILPGDSAGALADFEVFVRPALLQWLGAKDLFRLPVGALLQESIADARGVAKFIRAFTWVENRAFYTIPSGQSGPAYHHALARANSLIVLEEDVDKKDIGDEVDVLLF
- a CDS encoding SDR family oxidoreductase; translated protein: MSKIFREDLLKDKVALVSGGGSGIGLAIAKELGSLGARIIICGRKDEKLRKGLKSIQDIGITADSFICDIREVPQVEALVDFALEKAGKIDILVNNAGGQFPSPAIAYSPKGWNAVINTNLNGTWYMTQTVAKKWMVDHGGGKVINIVACMWKGFPALAHTGAARAAVVNLTKSLAVEWAQFKILVNSVAPGIIDSSGLEVYSSELIKDSWRRVPIKRLGTSEEVAWAVAYLASPAGDYYTGATLCIDGGHAHWGDMWPIPDPEPEKK
- a CDS encoding alpha/beta hydrolase, which codes for MRAWRVIPATVLTLFLSAEASLAETAISETSGDLIPCVDVFSQRKYDPPGKSFRRVLNVVFHPEKGLKGDLYLPEGAGPHPIVLFIHGGGWVAGSRRMLNAVSFGEHLACRDYAMFDIDYELAPINKSPGLEQDCKCAIRWLKGMSPQLGLDKKKFYVTGGSAGGHLTGMVAVTAKESRFDPACSSFPNEDLAVAGAIPFYGVFDFNLFVDQVATVKGMAEAFLGPNPTREDLARVSPVTYVSADSPPFLLIHGKADLLPHGQSIRMHEALTAAGVSSELLLIEGATHAFDVVFNTEWTKKAVEAMDRTLDKWSGKK
- a CDS encoding type II toxin-antitoxin system RelE/ParE family toxin, with the translated sequence MGHRRLRVGDYRIVYRVVGNEVRVLGIMHRSFVLEAIRRRVE
- a CDS encoding VIT1/CCC1 transporter family protein; this translates as MNTAETAIGRDLVLDELFDLTLYTELHKTNEGHLKKILGDLIPIEQGHLALWQKFFKLDLKSLNPMRRLKLRLIVWTCRLFGPTAVHLVLEAIEIYGIRKYLSLWERYKDEPLGETVKEVLRDEFEHEDAIVSQFTERKIDPEKVRSIFLGFNDGLVEITGAVSGFFAAFQHASLVLMASSSVAVAGALSMAAGAFVATSSEKEMKDIEAGKAKFLSGSAHPMGTGARPLGTAVLVGLSYLLGSLVPVLPVLFGSRSVTASLISSAGLIIVVSLLLAFLSGMNLRKRVATNLALIAGAVSITYLIGLAAKRLWGIAV
- a CDS encoding M20/M25/M40 family metallo-hydrolase; translated protein: MGTPSTDLVEKLDWKAIEQETVQHLQRLIRFESVNPPGNEDEPAHWIEETLRKEGYDPFYVESAPRRGNVIARYSTGGKEKPILLNAHLDVVPASARHWKHPPFSGEIHEGCVWGRGALDMKGMAAMCISLMQILRRHKVQLSRDIIFAASADEEVGGLFGAGFLVDKHPKQIEAEYSLSEVGGFTLYLGQRIFYPIQVAERGICWMKIRTKGDPGHGSMPHDNQAVVKLARVIERLNSTPFPSHQVPVFQQFLKTVASAHGFPLSIAFSLFADPTFGPFLARNLVPKAQRKAMQAGYAHSASVTVLKAGMKTNVIPDEAEAEVDGRVLPGHTIGQFIEEFRAIAKEDLDIEPIITGEGITMPSNTPLFATLADSVRKHHPEGIPVPYMIPGMTDARHFSRLGITTYGFSPMKLPKDFSFNQLFHGHDERIPIEALTFGVRVLSDAILRFAGQD